A single window of Onychostoma macrolepis isolate SWU-2019 chromosome 16, ASM1243209v1, whole genome shotgun sequence DNA harbors:
- the LOC131521937 gene encoding leukocyte elastase inhibitor-like isoform X5 — MERLSSANTQFSLNLFKKIGGGNASGNVFYSPISISSALAMVSLGAKGNTAAQMFKNKYLHETEDQIHSSFNKLTSELNKPGVPYVLSLANRLYGDQSYQFVEKFLNDAKRYYEAGLEKVDFKKKSEAARVDINKWVEKKTQEKIKDLLPQGSIDAMTKLVLVNAIYFKGNWEKKFPKEATRDGQFKLNKTQTKPVKMMTQESKFPLGFIPEINSQVLELPYVGKNLSMLIILPNVIQDEATGLQKLEKALTYEKLMEWTKPSMMSQQEVEVSLPRFKMEETYDMKSLLISMGMEDVFDGKKVNLSGMSPNNDLVVSKVIHKAFVEVNEEGTEAAGATGIVISTMSMPLPPKTFIADHPFLFFIRHNASNSILFYGRFCSP; from the exons ATGGAGcgtttgtcttcagcaaacacACAGTTCTCTCTAAACCTGTTCAAGAAGATCGGTGGAGGAAATGCATCAGGAAATGTGTTCTACTCTCCGATCAGCATCTCCTCGGCTCTGGCCATGGTGTCGCTCGGAGCAAAAGGAAACACAGCGGCGCAGATGTTTAAG AATAAGTATTTACACG AAACTGAGGACCAAATTCATTCCAGTTTCAATAAACTCACGAGCGAACTGAACAAACCAGGAGTCCCGTATGTGTTGAGCCTCGCCAACCGCCTCTACGGAGACCAATCCTACCAGTTTGTGGAG AAATTCCTCAATGATGCAAAAAGATACTATGAAGCCGGACTGGAGAAGGTGGACTTCAAGAAGAAATCAGAGGCTGCACGTGTCGACATCAACAAATGGgtggagaaaaaaacacaag AGAAGATCAAGGACTTGCTTCCACAGGGATCCATCGATGCGATGACGAAACTGGTTTTGGTGAACGCCATCTACTTCAAGGGGAACTGGGAGAAGAAATTCCCAAAGGAAGCCACCAGAGATGGACAGTTTAAGCTGAACAAG ACTCAAACTAAACCAGTGAAGATGATGACTCAGGAATCAAAGTTTCCTTTGGGCTTCATCCCAGAGATAAACAGTCAGGTTCTGGAGCTGCCGTATGTCGGGAAGAATCTCAGTATGTTGATCATCCTTCCTAACGTGATTCAAGACGAAGCCACAGGCCTTCAGAAG CTTGAAAAGGCACTGACCTACGAGAAGCTCATGGAGTGGACCAAACCCAGCATGATGAGTCAACAAGAAGTTGAAGTATCTCTGCCCAGATTTAAGATGGAGGAAACCTATGACATGAAGAGTCTTCTGATCAGCATGGGAATGGAGGATGTGTTTGATGGGAAGAAGGTGAATCTTTCAGGCATGTCGCCCAACAATGATCTGGTGGTCTCGAAGGTGATTCATAAAGCCTTTGTTGAAGTAAACGAGGAAGGAACCGAAGCGGCTGGAGCCACTGGCATTGTCATCTCAACAATGTCAATGCCATTACCCCCCAAAACCTTCATTGCAGACCATCCGTTCCTTTTCTTCATCCGCCATAATGCCTCCAacagcattttgttttatggACGCTTCTGTTCTCCTTGA
- the LOC131521937 gene encoding leukocyte elastase inhibitor-like isoform X3: MERLSSANTQFSLNLFKKIGGGNASGNVFYSPISISSALAMVSLGAKGNTAAQMFKVLGFNNPAKPDADQIHSSFNKLTSELNKPGVPYVLSLANRLYGDQSYQFVEKFLNDAKRYYEAGLEKVDFKKKSEAARVDINKWVEKKTQEKIKDLLPQGSIDAMTKLVLVNAIYFKGNWEKKFPKEATRDGQFKLNKTQTKPVKMMTQESKFPLGFIPEINSQVLELPYVGKNLSMLIILPNVIQDEATGLQKLEKALTYEKLMEWTKPSMMSQQEVEVSLPRFKMEETYDMKSLLISMGMEDVFDGKKVNLSGMSPNNDLVVSKVIHKAFVEVNEEGTEAAGATGIVISTMSMPLPPKTFIADHPFLFFIRHNASNSILFYGRFCSP; encoded by the exons ATGGAGcgtttgtcttcagcaaacacACAGTTCTCTCTAAACCTGTTCAAGAAGATCGGTGGAGGAAATGCATCAGGAAATGTGTTCTACTCTCCGATCAGCATCTCCTCGGCTCTGGCCATGGTGTCGCTCGGAGCAAAAGGAAACACAGCGGCGCAGATGTTTAAG GTTTTGGGCTTTAACAACCCTGCCAAGCCTGATGCT GACCAAATTCATTCCAGTTTCAATAAACTCACGAGCGAACTGAACAAACCAGGAGTCCCGTATGTGTTGAGCCTCGCCAACCGCCTCTACGGAGACCAATCCTACCAGTTTGTGGAG AAATTCCTCAATGATGCAAAAAGATACTATGAAGCCGGACTGGAGAAGGTGGACTTCAAGAAGAAATCAGAGGCTGCACGTGTCGACATCAACAAATGGgtggagaaaaaaacacaag AGAAGATCAAGGACTTGCTTCCACAGGGATCCATCGATGCGATGACGAAACTGGTTTTGGTGAACGCCATCTACTTCAAGGGGAACTGGGAGAAGAAATTCCCAAAGGAAGCCACCAGAGATGGACAGTTTAAGCTGAACAAG ACTCAAACTAAACCAGTGAAGATGATGACTCAGGAATCAAAGTTTCCTTTGGGCTTCATCCCAGAGATAAACAGTCAGGTTCTGGAGCTGCCGTATGTCGGGAAGAATCTCAGTATGTTGATCATCCTTCCTAACGTGATTCAAGACGAAGCCACAGGCCTTCAGAAG CTTGAAAAGGCACTGACCTACGAGAAGCTCATGGAGTGGACCAAACCCAGCATGATGAGTCAACAAGAAGTTGAAGTATCTCTGCCCAGATTTAAGATGGAGGAAACCTATGACATGAAGAGTCTTCTGATCAGCATGGGAATGGAGGATGTGTTTGATGGGAAGAAGGTGAATCTTTCAGGCATGTCGCCCAACAATGATCTGGTGGTCTCGAAGGTGATTCATAAAGCCTTTGTTGAAGTAAACGAGGAAGGAACCGAAGCGGCTGGAGCCACTGGCATTGTCATCTCAACAATGTCAATGCCATTACCCCCCAAAACCTTCATTGCAGACCATCCGTTCCTTTTCTTCATCCGCCATAATGCCTCCAacagcattttgttttatggACGCTTCTGTTCTCCTTGA
- the LOC131521937 gene encoding leukocyte elastase inhibitor-like isoform X4, producing MERLSSANTQFSLNLFKKIGGGNASGNVFYSPISISSALAMVSLGAKGNTAAQMFKYLHDCKDFLDQIHSSFNKLTSELNKPGVPYVLSLANRLYGDQSYQFVEKFLNDAKRYYEAGLEKVDFKKKSEAARVDINKWVEKKTQEKIKDLLPQGSIDAMTKLVLVNAIYFKGNWEKKFPKEATRDGQFKLNKTQTKPVKMMTQESKFPLGFIPEINSQVLELPYVGKNLSMLIILPNVIQDEATGLQKLEKALTYEKLMEWTKPSMMSQQEVEVSLPRFKMEETYDMKSLLISMGMEDVFDGKKVNLSGMSPNNDLVVSKVIHKAFVEVNEEGTEAAGATGIVISTMSMPLPPKTFIADHPFLFFIRHNASNSILFYGRFCSP from the exons ATGGAGcgtttgtcttcagcaaacacACAGTTCTCTCTAAACCTGTTCAAGAAGATCGGTGGAGGAAATGCATCAGGAAATGTGTTCTACTCTCCGATCAGCATCTCCTCGGCTCTGGCCATGGTGTCGCTCGGAGCAAAAGGAAACACAGCGGCGCAGATGTTTAAG TATTTACACGATTGCAAAGACTTTTTG GACCAAATTCATTCCAGTTTCAATAAACTCACGAGCGAACTGAACAAACCAGGAGTCCCGTATGTGTTGAGCCTCGCCAACCGCCTCTACGGAGACCAATCCTACCAGTTTGTGGAG AAATTCCTCAATGATGCAAAAAGATACTATGAAGCCGGACTGGAGAAGGTGGACTTCAAGAAGAAATCAGAGGCTGCACGTGTCGACATCAACAAATGGgtggagaaaaaaacacaag AGAAGATCAAGGACTTGCTTCCACAGGGATCCATCGATGCGATGACGAAACTGGTTTTGGTGAACGCCATCTACTTCAAGGGGAACTGGGAGAAGAAATTCCCAAAGGAAGCCACCAGAGATGGACAGTTTAAGCTGAACAAG ACTCAAACTAAACCAGTGAAGATGATGACTCAGGAATCAAAGTTTCCTTTGGGCTTCATCCCAGAGATAAACAGTCAGGTTCTGGAGCTGCCGTATGTCGGGAAGAATCTCAGTATGTTGATCATCCTTCCTAACGTGATTCAAGACGAAGCCACAGGCCTTCAGAAG CTTGAAAAGGCACTGACCTACGAGAAGCTCATGGAGTGGACCAAACCCAGCATGATGAGTCAACAAGAAGTTGAAGTATCTCTGCCCAGATTTAAGATGGAGGAAACCTATGACATGAAGAGTCTTCTGATCAGCATGGGAATGGAGGATGTGTTTGATGGGAAGAAGGTGAATCTTTCAGGCATGTCGCCCAACAATGATCTGGTGGTCTCGAAGGTGATTCATAAAGCCTTTGTTGAAGTAAACGAGGAAGGAACCGAAGCGGCTGGAGCCACTGGCATTGTCATCTCAACAATGTCAATGCCATTACCCCCCAAAACCTTCATTGCAGACCATCCGTTCCTTTTCTTCATCCGCCATAATGCCTCCAacagcattttgttttatggACGCTTCTGTTCTCCTTGA
- the LOC131521937 gene encoding leukocyte elastase inhibitor-like isoform X6: MERLSSANTQFSLNLFKKIGGGNASGNVFYSPISISSALAMVSLGAKGNTAAQMFKTFWLQTEDQIHSSFNKLTSELNKPGVPYVLSLANRLYGDQSYQFVEKFLNDAKRYYEAGLEKVDFKKKSEAARVDINKWVEKKTQEKIKDLLPQGSIDAMTKLVLVNAIYFKGNWEKKFPKEATRDGQFKLNKTQTKPVKMMTQESKFPLGFIPEINSQVLELPYVGKNLSMLIILPNVIQDEATGLQKLEKALTYEKLMEWTKPSMMSQQEVEVSLPRFKMEETYDMKSLLISMGMEDVFDGKKVNLSGMSPNNDLVVSKVIHKAFVEVNEEGTEAAGATGIVISTMSMPLPPKTFIADHPFLFFIRHNASNSILFYGRFCSP; the protein is encoded by the exons ATGGAGcgtttgtcttcagcaaacacACAGTTCTCTCTAAACCTGTTCAAGAAGATCGGTGGAGGAAATGCATCAGGAAATGTGTTCTACTCTCCGATCAGCATCTCCTCGGCTCTGGCCATGGTGTCGCTCGGAGCAAAAGGAAACACAGCGGCGCAGATGTTTAAG ACTTTTTGGT TACAAACTGAGGACCAAATTCATTCCAGTTTCAATAAACTCACGAGCGAACTGAACAAACCAGGAGTCCCGTATGTGTTGAGCCTCGCCAACCGCCTCTACGGAGACCAATCCTACCAGTTTGTGGAG AAATTCCTCAATGATGCAAAAAGATACTATGAAGCCGGACTGGAGAAGGTGGACTTCAAGAAGAAATCAGAGGCTGCACGTGTCGACATCAACAAATGGgtggagaaaaaaacacaag AGAAGATCAAGGACTTGCTTCCACAGGGATCCATCGATGCGATGACGAAACTGGTTTTGGTGAACGCCATCTACTTCAAGGGGAACTGGGAGAAGAAATTCCCAAAGGAAGCCACCAGAGATGGACAGTTTAAGCTGAACAAG ACTCAAACTAAACCAGTGAAGATGATGACTCAGGAATCAAAGTTTCCTTTGGGCTTCATCCCAGAGATAAACAGTCAGGTTCTGGAGCTGCCGTATGTCGGGAAGAATCTCAGTATGTTGATCATCCTTCCTAACGTGATTCAAGACGAAGCCACAGGCCTTCAGAAG CTTGAAAAGGCACTGACCTACGAGAAGCTCATGGAGTGGACCAAACCCAGCATGATGAGTCAACAAGAAGTTGAAGTATCTCTGCCCAGATTTAAGATGGAGGAAACCTATGACATGAAGAGTCTTCTGATCAGCATGGGAATGGAGGATGTGTTTGATGGGAAGAAGGTGAATCTTTCAGGCATGTCGCCCAACAATGATCTGGTGGTCTCGAAGGTGATTCATAAAGCCTTTGTTGAAGTAAACGAGGAAGGAACCGAAGCGGCTGGAGCCACTGGCATTGTCATCTCAACAATGTCAATGCCATTACCCCCCAAAACCTTCATTGCAGACCATCCGTTCCTTTTCTTCATCCGCCATAATGCCTCCAacagcattttgttttatggACGCTTCTGTTCTCCTTGA
- the LOC131521937 gene encoding leukocyte elastase inhibitor-like isoform X2 has product MERLSSANTQFSLNLFKKIGGGNASGNVFYSPISISSALAMVSLGAKGNTAAQMFKVISHIYIFMDQIHSSFNKLTSELNKPGVPYVLSLANRLYGDQSYQFVEKFLNDAKRYYEAGLEKVDFKKKSEAARVDINKWVEKKTQEKIKDLLPQGSIDAMTKLVLVNAIYFKGNWEKKFPKEATRDGQFKLNKTQTKPVKMMTQESKFPLGFIPEINSQVLELPYVGKNLSMLIILPNVIQDEATGLQKLEKALTYEKLMEWTKPSMMSQQEVEVSLPRFKMEETYDMKSLLISMGMEDVFDGKKVNLSGMSPNNDLVVSKVIHKAFVEVNEEGTEAAGATGIVISTMSMPLPPKTFIADHPFLFFIRHNASNSILFYGRFCSP; this is encoded by the exons ATGGAGcgtttgtcttcagcaaacacACAGTTCTCTCTAAACCTGTTCAAGAAGATCGGTGGAGGAAATGCATCAGGAAATGTGTTCTACTCTCCGATCAGCATCTCCTCGGCTCTGGCCATGGTGTCGCTCGGAGCAAAAGGAAACACAGCGGCGCAGATGTTTAAGGTAAtctcacacatatatatttttatg GACCAAATTCATTCCAGTTTCAATAAACTCACGAGCGAACTGAACAAACCAGGAGTCCCGTATGTGTTGAGCCTCGCCAACCGCCTCTACGGAGACCAATCCTACCAGTTTGTGGAG AAATTCCTCAATGATGCAAAAAGATACTATGAAGCCGGACTGGAGAAGGTGGACTTCAAGAAGAAATCAGAGGCTGCACGTGTCGACATCAACAAATGGgtggagaaaaaaacacaag AGAAGATCAAGGACTTGCTTCCACAGGGATCCATCGATGCGATGACGAAACTGGTTTTGGTGAACGCCATCTACTTCAAGGGGAACTGGGAGAAGAAATTCCCAAAGGAAGCCACCAGAGATGGACAGTTTAAGCTGAACAAG ACTCAAACTAAACCAGTGAAGATGATGACTCAGGAATCAAAGTTTCCTTTGGGCTTCATCCCAGAGATAAACAGTCAGGTTCTGGAGCTGCCGTATGTCGGGAAGAATCTCAGTATGTTGATCATCCTTCCTAACGTGATTCAAGACGAAGCCACAGGCCTTCAGAAG CTTGAAAAGGCACTGACCTACGAGAAGCTCATGGAGTGGACCAAACCCAGCATGATGAGTCAACAAGAAGTTGAAGTATCTCTGCCCAGATTTAAGATGGAGGAAACCTATGACATGAAGAGTCTTCTGATCAGCATGGGAATGGAGGATGTGTTTGATGGGAAGAAGGTGAATCTTTCAGGCATGTCGCCCAACAATGATCTGGTGGTCTCGAAGGTGATTCATAAAGCCTTTGTTGAAGTAAACGAGGAAGGAACCGAAGCGGCTGGAGCCACTGGCATTGTCATCTCAACAATGTCAATGCCATTACCCCCCAAAACCTTCATTGCAGACCATCCGTTCCTTTTCTTCATCCGCCATAATGCCTCCAacagcattttgttttatggACGCTTCTGTTCTCCTTGA
- the LOC131521937 gene encoding leukocyte elastase inhibitor-like isoform X1, protein MERLSSANTQFSLNLFKKIGGGNASGNVFYSPISISSALAMVSLGAKGNTAAQMFKVLGFNNPAKPDAATPAPHQQAQKPQMPCGVKGQHEPSTTQQTQKFEIPPQLKKCPTQAVQTEDQIHSSFNKLTSELNKPGVPYVLSLANRLYGDQSYQFVEKFLNDAKRYYEAGLEKVDFKKKSEAARVDINKWVEKKTQEKIKDLLPQGSIDAMTKLVLVNAIYFKGNWEKKFPKEATRDGQFKLNKTQTKPVKMMTQESKFPLGFIPEINSQVLELPYVGKNLSMLIILPNVIQDEATGLQKLEKALTYEKLMEWTKPSMMSQQEVEVSLPRFKMEETYDMKSLLISMGMEDVFDGKKVNLSGMSPNNDLVVSKVIHKAFVEVNEEGTEAAGATGIVISTMSMPLPPKTFIADHPFLFFIRHNASNSILFYGRFCSP, encoded by the exons ATGGAGcgtttgtcttcagcaaacacACAGTTCTCTCTAAACCTGTTCAAGAAGATCGGTGGAGGAAATGCATCAGGAAATGTGTTCTACTCTCCGATCAGCATCTCCTCGGCTCTGGCCATGGTGTCGCTCGGAGCAAAAGGAAACACAGCGGCGCAGATGTTTAAG GTTTTGGGCTTTAACAACCCTGCCAAGCCTGATGCTGCGACTCCGGCTCCTCATCAACAAGCCCAGAAGCCCCAGATGCCCTGCGGCGTCAAGGGTCAACATGAACCATCAACGACGCAACAAACCCAGAAGTTTGAGATACCTCCCCAACTCAAG AAATGTCCTACTCAAGCAGTACAAACTGAGGACCAAATTCATTCCAGTTTCAATAAACTCACGAGCGAACTGAACAAACCAGGAGTCCCGTATGTGTTGAGCCTCGCCAACCGCCTCTACGGAGACCAATCCTACCAGTTTGTGGAG AAATTCCTCAATGATGCAAAAAGATACTATGAAGCCGGACTGGAGAAGGTGGACTTCAAGAAGAAATCAGAGGCTGCACGTGTCGACATCAACAAATGGgtggagaaaaaaacacaag AGAAGATCAAGGACTTGCTTCCACAGGGATCCATCGATGCGATGACGAAACTGGTTTTGGTGAACGCCATCTACTTCAAGGGGAACTGGGAGAAGAAATTCCCAAAGGAAGCCACCAGAGATGGACAGTTTAAGCTGAACAAG ACTCAAACTAAACCAGTGAAGATGATGACTCAGGAATCAAAGTTTCCTTTGGGCTTCATCCCAGAGATAAACAGTCAGGTTCTGGAGCTGCCGTATGTCGGGAAGAATCTCAGTATGTTGATCATCCTTCCTAACGTGATTCAAGACGAAGCCACAGGCCTTCAGAAG CTTGAAAAGGCACTGACCTACGAGAAGCTCATGGAGTGGACCAAACCCAGCATGATGAGTCAACAAGAAGTTGAAGTATCTCTGCCCAGATTTAAGATGGAGGAAACCTATGACATGAAGAGTCTTCTGATCAGCATGGGAATGGAGGATGTGTTTGATGGGAAGAAGGTGAATCTTTCAGGCATGTCGCCCAACAATGATCTGGTGGTCTCGAAGGTGATTCATAAAGCCTTTGTTGAAGTAAACGAGGAAGGAACCGAAGCGGCTGGAGCCACTGGCATTGTCATCTCAACAATGTCAATGCCATTACCCCCCAAAACCTTCATTGCAGACCATCCGTTCCTTTTCTTCATCCGCCATAATGCCTCCAacagcattttgttttatggACGCTTCTGTTCTCCTTGA
- the LOC131522235 gene encoding leukocyte elastase inhibitor-like isoform X2 — protein MERLSAANTRFSLNLFKKISEGNASKNVFYSPISMSSALAMVLLGAKGNTAAQMFKVISHYVSADQIHSSFNKLMSELNKPGVPYALSLANRLYGEQSYQFLEKFLNDAKTYYKAGLEKVDFKKNSEAARVNINKWVEKNTQEKIKDLLQRGRVSPGTKLVLVNAIYFKGNWEKKFPKEATRDGQFKLNKTQTKPVKMMNQNAEFPLAFIQEVKSQVLELPYVKNNLSMLIILPEDETTGLQKLEKALTYEKLMEWTKPSKMQKQEVEVSLPRFKMEETYDMKSLLISMGMEDVFDGQKVNLSGMSPNNDLVVSGVIHKAFVEVNEEGTEAAAATATDDFNASMPNPFIADHPFLFFIRHNPSNSILFFGRFCSP, from the exons ATGGAGCGCTTGTCTGCAGCAAACACACGATTCTCTCTCAACCTGTTCAAGAAGATCAGTGAAGGAAACGCCTCAAAAAATGTGTTCTACTCTCCGATCAGCATGTCCTCGGCTCTGGCCATGGTGTTGCTCGGAGCAAAAGGAAACACAGCGGCGCAGATGTTTAAGGTGATCTCACATT ATGTTTCAGCCGACCAAATTCATTCCAGCTTCAACAAGCTCATGAGTGAACTGAACAAACCAGGAGTCCCATATGCATTGAGTCTCGCCAACCGGCTCTACGGAGAGCAATCCTACCAGTTTCTTGAG AAATTCCTTAATGATGCAAAAACATACTATAAAGCCGGACTGGAGAAGGTGGACTTCAAGAAGAATTCAGAGGCTGCACGTGTCAACATCAACAAATGGGTGGAGAAAAACACTCAAG AGAAGATCAAGGATTTGCTGCAACGGGGTCGCGTCAGTCCAGGAACAAAACTGGTCTTGGTGAACGCCATCTACTTCAAGGGGAACTGGGAGAAGAAATTCCCAAAGGAAGCCACCAGAGATGGACAGTTTAAGCTGAACAAG acTCAAACTAAACCAGTGAAGATGATGAATCAAAACGCAGAGTTTCCTCTGGCCTTCATCCAAGAGGTGAAAAGTCAGGTTCTGGAGCTACCGTATGTCAAGAACAATCTTAGTATGTTGATCATCCTTCCTGAAGACGAAACCACTGGCCTTCAGAAG CTTGAAAAGGCACTGACCTACGAGAAGCTCATGGAGTGGACCAAACCCAGCAAGATGCAGAAACAGGAAGTTGAAGTATCTCTGCCCAGATTTAAGATGGAGGAAACCTATGACATGAAGAGTCTTCTGATCAGCATGGGAATGGAGGATGTGTTTGATGGGCAGAAGGTGAATCTTTCAGGCATGTCGCCCAACAACGACCTGGTGGTGTCGGGGGTGATTCATAAAGCCTTTGTTGAAGTAAACGAGGAAGGAACCGAAGCAGCTGCGGCTACAGCCACTGACGATTTTAACGCCTCAATGCCAAACCCCTTTATCGCAGACCATCCGTTCCTTTTCTTCATCCGTCATAATCCCTCCAACAGCATTCTGTTCTTTGGACGCTTCTGTTCTCCTTAA
- the LOC131522235 gene encoding leukocyte elastase inhibitor-like isoform X1, whose translation MERLSAANTRFSLNLFKKISEGNASKNVFYSPISMSSALAMVLLGAKGNTAAQMFKVLSFTNPPKPGAATPAPNVSADQIHSSFNKLMSELNKPGVPYALSLANRLYGEQSYQFLEKFLNDAKTYYKAGLEKVDFKKNSEAARVNINKWVEKNTQEKIKDLLQRGRVSPGTKLVLVNAIYFKGNWEKKFPKEATRDGQFKLNKTQTKPVKMMNQNAEFPLAFIQEVKSQVLELPYVKNNLSMLIILPEDETTGLQKLEKALTYEKLMEWTKPSKMQKQEVEVSLPRFKMEETYDMKSLLISMGMEDVFDGQKVNLSGMSPNNDLVVSGVIHKAFVEVNEEGTEAAAATATDDFNASMPNPFIADHPFLFFIRHNPSNSILFFGRFCSP comes from the exons ATGGAGCGCTTGTCTGCAGCAAACACACGATTCTCTCTCAACCTGTTCAAGAAGATCAGTGAAGGAAACGCCTCAAAAAATGTGTTCTACTCTCCGATCAGCATGTCCTCGGCTCTGGCCATGGTGTTGCTCGGAGCAAAAGGAAACACAGCGGCGCAGATGTTTAAG GTCTTGAGCTTTACCAATCCTCCCAAACCTGGCGCCGCGACTCCAGCTCCTAATGTTTCAGCCGACCAAATTCATTCCAGCTTCAACAAGCTCATGAGTGAACTGAACAAACCAGGAGTCCCATATGCATTGAGTCTCGCCAACCGGCTCTACGGAGAGCAATCCTACCAGTTTCTTGAG AAATTCCTTAATGATGCAAAAACATACTATAAAGCCGGACTGGAGAAGGTGGACTTCAAGAAGAATTCAGAGGCTGCACGTGTCAACATCAACAAATGGGTGGAGAAAAACACTCAAG AGAAGATCAAGGATTTGCTGCAACGGGGTCGCGTCAGTCCAGGAACAAAACTGGTCTTGGTGAACGCCATCTACTTCAAGGGGAACTGGGAGAAGAAATTCCCAAAGGAAGCCACCAGAGATGGACAGTTTAAGCTGAACAAG acTCAAACTAAACCAGTGAAGATGATGAATCAAAACGCAGAGTTTCCTCTGGCCTTCATCCAAGAGGTGAAAAGTCAGGTTCTGGAGCTACCGTATGTCAAGAACAATCTTAGTATGTTGATCATCCTTCCTGAAGACGAAACCACTGGCCTTCAGAAG CTTGAAAAGGCACTGACCTACGAGAAGCTCATGGAGTGGACCAAACCCAGCAAGATGCAGAAACAGGAAGTTGAAGTATCTCTGCCCAGATTTAAGATGGAGGAAACCTATGACATGAAGAGTCTTCTGATCAGCATGGGAATGGAGGATGTGTTTGATGGGCAGAAGGTGAATCTTTCAGGCATGTCGCCCAACAACGACCTGGTGGTGTCGGGGGTGATTCATAAAGCCTTTGTTGAAGTAAACGAGGAAGGAACCGAAGCAGCTGCGGCTACAGCCACTGACGATTTTAACGCCTCAATGCCAAACCCCTTTATCGCAGACCATCCGTTCCTTTTCTTCATCCGTCATAATCCCTCCAACAGCATTCTGTTCTTTGGACGCTTCTGTTCTCCTTAA